The Primulina tabacum isolate GXHZ01 chromosome 16, ASM2559414v2, whole genome shotgun sequence genome window below encodes:
- the LOC142529885 gene encoding uncharacterized protein LOC142529885, giving the protein MDSIEDIFESSLNLEETHFKEGYNEGYADGLLSGKEEGCQVGLKTGFEVGEELGFYRGCINVWNSAIRIDPACFSVRIQKTIKQIDELLHKYPISDPENESVSDIMDSLRLKYRAISATLNVKLEYNGYPKDSNSEKIVF; this is encoded by the coding sequence ATGGACTCCATTGAGGACATATTCGAATCCTCTCTTAATTTAGAAGAAACCCATTTCAAAGAGGGCTATAATGAAGGCTATGCAGATGGATTGCTTTCCGGAAAAGAAGAAGGCTGTCAAGTGGGTTTGAAAACCGGATTTGAAGTTGGCGAGGAATTGGGCTTTTACAGAGGCTGCATTAATGTTTGGAACTCCGCAATTCGGATTGACCCAGCTTGCTTTTCTGTCAGGATCCAGAAGACCATCAAGCAGATTGATGAGTTGCTTCACAAGTACCCAATTTCTGACCCAGAAAACGAGTCAGTTTCTGATATTATGGATTCATTAAGGTTGAAATATAGGGCTATTTCCGCTACTTTAAATGTAAAGTTGGAGTATAATGGATACCCGAAAGATTCTAATAGTGAAAAGATCGTATTTTGA
- the LOC142528467 gene encoding uncharacterized protein LOC142528467 → MEASTNTVFRPPVLDGSNYALWKVKMRVFIKSIEERAWQRVLDGWSPPKIEDADGDTRLKPKSTWTIDEVQTSNFNFKALNAIFSSVDTRMFNLITNCVCAKEAWDILQKHCEGSESVRKTRLRMVVSKFESLRMEDKESILEYDSRLKNLSNEAHSLGDPMSNERLVNKVLRSLPEKFNVKVCAIEESKDTSTINLDELMSSLRTFEMNLDLQKKDKGKTIALEVSTDSYDEILQISKEVNESDSGEDSISLITKKFGDYLKKLREKKKIGQKSVLPNITTSAKAQKFTPMKGQFRPKTELQIQSNVRNLDSVQCRECSRFGHYADECANRLRRNKGMAVTLSDEESDDDQGSNESENHTSLSAVIKEKRSMQINPLGVATGVAIPGRNISSNSVCLNSTTLGESSQSENQEVDDDEVTLESVQTMYEELYEDWIKRNKVNPILSKENTELKSQVSRLEVILSKKDLELCKVKEELGEATQILAKPNSSSSKLDSLLMIGKNDKAGLGYTNHQFEIGESSNTERKPTVFVKGSAEISNATYTEKGVSSKRQISTKKSKSRKRHFICHYCFRPGHIKPYCLKLRDDYKRWESEQVLPQVLYNTRRNTANRKPSVKRVWVPKANIQCSVIYTSLKTNIAGIWYFDSGCSRHMTGSKEYLTDYVELRNGHVTYGGGDKGRIAGKGTLNVDGLPSLHNVLYVEGLNSNLISISTRSADNCYQLGEDPVCNHSKVSELNLWHQKLGHSNIKTLKNLGKYDAVRDMPNLSSGIPYVCGACQKDLTGKTIEDDIDGLLNISETLPNTDVAAGVVTPETTHALAESNDEPGEYTENDDVVTNEELIFPVRFRKIVHHLRSLEKDLEECKLEERRR, encoded by the exons ATGGAAGCATCAACAAACACTGTTTTTAGACCTCCCGTATTGGATGGATCAAACTATGCATTATGGAAAGTAAAGATGAGGGTTTTTATTAAATCAATTGAAGAAAGAGCTTGGCAGCGTGTACTTGATGGTTGGAGTCCACCAAAGATTGAGGATGCTGATGGAGACACTCGGCTCAAACCTAAAAGTACATGGACAATCGATGAAGTGCAAAcgtcaaattttaatttcaagGCTCTCAATGCTATATTCTCGTCTGTTGACACAAGGATGTTTAATTTAATCACCAATTGTGTATGTGCCAAAGAAGCTTGGGATATACTTCAGAAACATTGTGAAGGATCCGAGAGTGTGCGTAAAACTAGGCTAAGGATGGTGgtatcaaaatttgaaagccTGAGAATGGAGGACAAGGAGTCTATTCTTGAGTATGATAGCCGGTTGAAAAACCTTTCTAATGAAGCTCACAGTCTTGGAGATCCCATGTCCAATGAAAGATTGGTGAACAAAGTTTTAAGATCTCTACCTGAGAAATTTAATGTCAAAGTTTGTGCAATTGAAGAATCTAAAGACACTTCAACAATCAACCTGGATGAATTAATGAGTTCCCTCagaacttttgagatgaatcttgatttacaaaagaaggataaagggaagACAATAGCCCTTGAAGTTTCAACTGACTCTTATGATGAAATCCTTCAAATATCTAAAGAAGTGAATGAATCTGATTCAGGTGAAGATTCTATCTCTCTAATTACTAAGAAATTCGGTGATTACTTGAAGAAATtgagagagaagaagaaaattggacaaaaatctGTGTTGCCTAATATCACCACTTCTGCAAAAGCTCAAAAGTTTACTCCTATGAAAGGACAATTTCGACCAAAAACTGAATTGCAAATTCAatcaaatgtcagaaatttggaCTCAGTACAATGCAGAGAGTGTTCTAGATTTGGACACTATGCCGATGAGTGTGCCAATCGACTTCGGAGAAACAAAGGCATGGCTGTCACTTTGAGTGATGAAGAGTCTGATGATGATCAAGGATCAAATGAATCTGAAAATCACACATCGTTGTCTGCTGTGATCAAGGAGAAGCGTTCAATGCAAATCaatcctttaggtgttgccACAGGTGTTGCAATACCTGGTCGCAACATCTCTTCAAATTCAGTGTGTCTTAATTCTACAACCCTTGGTGAATCAAGTCAGTCTGAAAACCAAGAAGTAGATGATGATGAAGTCACTCTGGAAAGTGTGCAGACAATGTATGAAGAATTGTATGAAGACtggatcaaaagaaataaagtGAATCCAATTCTCTCCAAAGAGAACACTGAGCTGAAGTCACAAGTATCACGACTTGAAGTAATATTGAGCAAGAAAGATCTGGAATTATGTAAAGTCAAGGAAGAGCTTGGAGAAGCAACTCAAATTCTTGCGAAGCCTAATTCAAGTTCATCCAAACTTGATTCACTCTTGATGATTGGAAAGAATGACAAAGCTGGACTTGGTTATACGAATCACCAGTTTGAAATAGGAGAGTCTTCCAACACTGAAAGAAAACCAACTGTCTTTGTCAAAGGAAGTGCTGAAATCTCGAATGCTACATACACTGAAAAAGGTGTTTCATCAAAGAGGCAAATATCTACAAAGAAGTCCAAGTCCAGAAAACGCCACTTTATCTGCCACTATTGCTTTAGACCTGGTCATATCAAACCCTACTGTCTTAAACTGAGAGATGACTACAAAAGATGGGAATCTGAACAGGTGTTGCCACAGGTGTTATACAACACCCGGCGTAACACTGCCAATAGGAAACCATCGGTAAAAAGGGTTTGGGTGCCAAAGGCTAATATTCAATGTTCTGTTATTTATACTTcgttaaaaactaacattgcaggaatatggtactttgacagtggcTGTTCACGCCACATGACAGGTTCTAAAGAATATTTGACTGACTATGTTGAACTAAGGAATGGTCATGTGACGTATGGTGGAGGTGATAAAGGAAGAATAGCTGGCAAAGGGACCTTGAATGTTGATGGACTACCTAGTCTACACAATGTGCTTTATGTCGAAGGActtaactcaaacttaataagcataa gtacaaggtcggCTGACAATTGTTATCAACTTGGAGAGGACCCtgtgtgcaatcattcaaaagtgAGTGAACTAAACTTGTGGCATCAAAAATTGGGTCATTCAAACATCAAGACATTAAAGAACCTTGGTAAGTACGATGCTGTGAGAGATATGCCTAATTTATCCTCTGGAATTCCTTATGTTTGTGGTGCATGTCAAAAGG ATCTAACGGGAAAAACAATCGAGGATGATATTGATGGGCTACTGAACATAAGTGAGACATTGCCTAACACAGATGTTGCAGCCGGTGTTGTAACACCTGAGACAACACATGCACTGGCAGAATCAAATGATGAACCAGGAGAGTAtactgaaaatgatgatgttgtaACCAATGAGGAATTGATATTCCCAGTAAGATTCAGAAAAATAGTCCATCATCTCAGATCATTGGAGAAGGATTTGGAGGAATGCAAACTAGAAGAAAGGAGAAGGTAG
- the LOC142529467 gene encoding uncharacterized protein LOC142529467 — protein MQSLKLRLPDHDEFKGSKLKSSKVESFKKVVQKSIASSRDRHQKERLRFGELMESGKDSSVSSSSSSSFSIPRKDRGLDSSLDSMFDSGSCCRKGNVAGILLQDHEENKGIAIPREEMQLDTQKCPREMTTSSNLHRRCVALIRHHLGRLMVEKSIEIQHGRTRPWFG, from the exons ATGCAGAGCTTAAAGCTTCGTCTTCCTGATCACGATGAGTTCAAAGGGTCGAAGTTAAAATCATCGAAAGTCGAGAGTTTCAAGAAAGTGGTTCAGAAAAGTATTGCTTCTAGTCGTGATAGACATCAGAAGGAGCGTTTGAGGTTTGGAGAACTTATGGAATCAGGCAAGGATTCGAGcgtttcttcttcttcttcctcctCATTTTCGATTCCACGGAAGGATCGTGGTTTGGATTCATCATTGGATTCCATGTTCGATTCTGGTTCTTGTTGCAGAAAAGGGAACGTCGCTGGTATATTACTGCAG GATCATGAAGAAAACAAAGGAATAGCAATTCCAAGGGAAGAAATGCAACTGGACACACAGAAATGCCCACGGGAAATGACGACGTCATCCAACCTCCACCGGCGGTGCGTAGCTCTTATCCGCCACCACCTCGGCCGCTTGATGGTGGAGAAAAGCATAGAGATTCAGCATGGACGAACAAGGCCTTGGTTTGGATAA